The DNA sequence TCGAAGATTTACTCACAACTTTAGAGGAAGCAGATGAAGAAGTAGAAGACTTTTCATTTTCCTATTACCTCGAACAATACGAAGACGAGGACGAAGAATAAAAAAAGAAACCATCTGTGAAGATGGTTTCTTTTTATGAAAAAATTAATTTGATATTAAATTAGATATTAATTTCCGGCTTCTGCAATATCATAAGCAGTATAGCCAGACCATGTTTTTGCCCATGTTGGTAAAGCAGTTCCGTTTCCTGCACCTGTTGCTGTATTGTTTTCTGTGAATACTCCGGCAAGATTTGGAGTTGGCATCGCAGTAGTCGCTTTTGCTTTCCAGTTGGTTCCTGTGTTTACAAAACGAACGTTGGTGATGTAATTTCCACCTAGGAACCAGTTGTAAGTTCTGTCGGTTTCAAAATCAAGACCAGTAGTAAAATTAGCAATTACCACATTGTCGAATTTTCCATTAGATCCTGCTCTGATCTTCATTCCTTGAGATTCCGAACCTTTGGAGTTACCAATTAAGGTCATGTTTTTGATCGTTGGATTCGATGCACCGTTTCCGTTGGTTGTGTTAGGATCAGTATCTTGCGTATCTGCTTCTACACCTCTGTTGCCAGGTTCTGCAGCGTTTAAAAATGCTTTGTCTCTTGCAGCGTAAACATAATCTATAGTTCCTTGGTATCCTTCCGTCCAGTCTACAGAATCATCGCCAACACCAATTACGACTAAGTGATCAGCGTTGACGTTTCCACCGAAGAATTCTACCCCATCATCTCCACCATTTAAAATAGAAACGTAAGAAATTGTAGTTCCACTTCCTACGCCGAATAATGAAAGACCGTTAAACTCTTTCTCTGGATTGTATTTAAATCCACTGTCTTTAATAACGAGATATTTAATCGATCCAGAATTGTCGGCTTTATTAGTGCCACCATAAATTAAATCTCCAAGTTCTGAAGAAGATGTTCCAGAAGCACTTCTGTTGGTCGGCGCATTTCCTAAAATGACAATTCCTCCCCAATATCCCTGTGTATGTTGAGCACCTTCAAAAACCACTGGTTGAGATTCGGTACCGTTTACGAATAATTTTCCACCTCTGTCAACAATCAGATAGTTTGCGCCTTGTGCTCCTACTACTTTTGTTCCGGCAGGAATAATTAATGTTGCTCCGTTTTCCACCAACAATTTTCCGTTGAGGTTATACGTTTTCGAAGGGTCTAGAGTGACAGTCGTTCCGGCAGCAATTGTTCCTTTAAAATTTGATGGATCAATTGAAGGGATTGCCACTTCTTGATCATCATCACTTCTACTACAAGATACGATTGTTGTAGCGGCAGTCGCCATTAACGTAAAGCACAATGCTGCTTGTAAAAAATTCTTTTTCATAAGTTTACTTTTATTAGATTTTTAAAATTTGTAAGATAAGTTCAGGCCTATTTGTCTTCCTTTGGTATAGCTTCTGTTCGTGTAACCGACATTGTTGATTACCTGTTCTATTTTGTTTTCGGAGTTCACCAAATTTTTGGCATTAATTCCTATTCCGATTTGTTTGAAATTAAATTTCAGATTAGCGTCTAAAAGATGGATTGGGTTTTCATAGAAATTCCCGACTTTATTGGTTCCTAAAGCAAATAGACTTTTGCCTACATAAGAGTAAGAAATCACGAAATCAACGGTACTGTTGCTGCTGAATTTTTGATTGTAACCCAAATTCACATTGGCAAGGAAATCAGCAACACCTTGGATGGCATCTTTAGTTTGTCCATTGAACTGAA is a window from the Kaistella flava (ex Peng et al. 2021) genome containing:
- a CDS encoding G8 domain-containing protein, producing the protein MKKNFLQAALCFTLMATAATTIVSCSRSDDDQEVAIPSIDPSNFKGTIAAGTTVTLDPSKTYNLNGKLLVENGATLIIPAGTKVVGAQGANYLIVDRGGKLFVNGTESQPVVFEGAQHTQGYWGGIVILGNAPTNRSASGTSSSELGDLIYGGTNKADNSGSIKYLVIKDSGFKYNPEKEFNGLSLFGVGSGTTISYVSILNGGDDGVEFFGGNVNADHLVVIGVGDDSVDWTEGYQGTIDYVYAARDKAFLNAAEPGNRGVEADTQDTDPNTTNGNGASNPTIKNMTLIGNSKGSESQGMKIRAGSNGKFDNVVIANFTTGLDFETDRTYNWFLGGNYITNVRFVNTGTNWKAKATTAMPTPNLAGVFTENNTATGAGNGTALPTWAKTWSGYTAYDIAEAGN